The genomic stretch TTGAATTTCTCCATCATAATGAGAATGCCTTCTTCTCAGGGTTGATTATTATTGCCCTTGCGGTTTTTGCAAGATTTGCTGCAAGGCACAGGGCCATGATGCCGGGGAAATGGCAGAATTTTGTGGAGATGGTGCTTGAGAGCCTTGATAATATTACACACGGGGTGTTAGGCCATCATGGCAGGGCGTTTACACCTTTTATAGGCACACTCTTTATATATATCTTTATGTTAAATATATGCGGAATAGTTCCAGGATTAAAGGCGCCTTCATCCAGCCTCAATACAACAGTAGGGTTAGCCATAACTGTCTTTTTCTATGTTCAGTACACCGGCATAAGACGGAATGGGATTGGGGGATATTTCTTTCATCTGCTCGGCAATCCAAAGGATATCACAGGTTACTGTTTTATACCTCTCATGTTCCCTCTGCATGTAGTGGAAGAGTTTATTAAACCTATGAGTCTCTCCCTCAGGCTTTATGGGAATATGTTC from Nitrospirota bacterium encodes the following:
- the atpB gene encoding F0F1 ATP synthase subunit A, whose product is MAEAHSATPEVANIISLLHELFKENSFVEFLHHNENAFFSGLIIIALAVFARFAARHRAMMPGKWQNFVEMVLESLDNITHGVLGHHGRAFTPFIGTLFIYIFMLNICGIVPGLKAPSSSLNTTVGLAITVFFYVQYTGIRRNGIGGYFFHLLGNPKDITGYCFIPLMFPLHVVEEFIKPMSLSLRLYGNMFGEDSLIGVFVSLGIVALSFLGKTPVGLPFQIPFMLLAIITSVIQALVFSMLSTIYIMSMLPHEEEHH